Proteins encoded together in one Onychomys torridus chromosome 1, mOncTor1.1, whole genome shotgun sequence window:
- the LOC118576716 gene encoding olfactory receptor 52Z1-like, producing MNPQELNTTHTQITFFLLTGIPGLEDTQIWISIPFSFMYLLAVFGNVLVMAVVVWDRSLHEPMYLFLAMLAFNDVLLCTVTVPQMLLIFWKGPLAAAFPACLTQMFFVHALFLSESAVLLAMAFDRYVAICTPLHYTTLLTGSLIVKVGLALVARSVAVVTPGVLLILRLDFCHSNIIHHTYCENMGIAKLACNSIILNSIYGLSAALLTTGLDFVFISLSYWLILKTVLQLPSREARTKAFGTCGAHICVILIFYTLAFFSFFTHRFGHHVARHTLILLANLYLLIPPTMNPIVYGIKTKEIRVRVVGPCFHPK from the exons ATGAATCCACAAG AACTCAACACTACACATACTCAGATTACTTTCTTCTTGCTCACTGGTATACCAGGATTAGAAGATACCCAGATTTGGATCTCAATCCCTTTTAGCTTCATGTACCTCTTAGCTGTGTTTGGCAATGTGCTGGTCATGGCAGTGGTAGTCTGGGATCGGAGCCTCCATGAACCCATGTATCTCTTCCTGGCCATGTTGGCATTCAATGATGTTCTCCTCTGTACCGTCACTGTACCCCAAATGCTACTCATTTTCTGGAAGGGTCCCTTGGCTGctgccttccctgcctgcctCACACAAATGTTTTTTGTACATGCTCTGTTCCTCTCTGAATCTGCTGTCTTACTGGCCATGGCTTTTGACCGCTATGTGGCTATCTGCACACCACTGCATTACACAACCCTGCTTACAGGCTCTCTCATTGTCAAGGTCGGGCTGGCCCTGGTAGCTCGGAGTGTGGCTGTTGTCACTCCTGGTGTTCTTCTGATTCTCCGCCTAGACTTCTGTCATAGCAACATTATCCACCACACGTACTGTGAGAACATGGGCATCGCCAAGTTGGCTTGCAACAGCATTATCTTAAACAGCATTTATGGGCTCTCAGCGGCTCTCCTCACCACAGGGCTTGACTTTGTCTTCATTTCCTTGTCCTACTGGCTCATCTTGAAAACAGTCCTACAACTGCCATCCAGGGAAGCCCGGACAAAAGCCTTTGGCACCTGTGGAGCTCACATTTGTGTTATTTTGATATTCTACACCCtggcctttttctctttctttactcaTCGCTTTGGGCACCATGTGGCCAGGCACACCCTCATCCTTCTGGCAAATCTTTATCTACTGATCCCCCCAACTATGAACCCCATTGTTTATGGAATAAAGACCAAAGAGATAAGGGTGCGAGTAGTAGGGCCCTGTTTCCACCCAAAATGA